A section of the Triticum dicoccoides isolate Atlit2015 ecotype Zavitan chromosome 7A, WEW_v2.0, whole genome shotgun sequence genome encodes:
- the LOC119332611 gene encoding protein MAIN-LIKE 2-like encodes MVWFLNDVYDTKHRAYMMREKEMKLEPLKIRYHGVSGPAMPYDERYTPYIKQAGLLPWIQLVSRSTPNLNAPLVSALADRWKPETHSFHLRTGEMTVTLEDVLLITGLAIDGMPLCMSTDSDGWREQMIALIGMAPTEAEADVEEGEEKKKKERKVAGAAFTWIQTHFATCPLDATDDVIQTHARVYMWYVVSRTLFPDSTGKNAPWMWLKALNVFDSKWSWGSATLAYL; translated from the exons ATGGTTTGGTTTCTCAACGATGTCTACGACACGAaacaccgggcctacatgatgcgcgagaaggagaT gaagcttgaacctttgaagattcggtatcacggggtctctggtcctgccatgccttacgatgagcggtacacaccgtacatcaagcaggcaggactactcccgtggattcaGTTGGTTagccggtccacgccgaatctgaacgctccactggtgtccgctcttgCTGATCGGTGGAAGCCGGAGACGCATAGTTTCCATCTTCGgactggggagatgaccgtgacgcttgAGGATGTCTTgttgatcaccggtcttgctatcgacgggatgcctctctgtatgagcaccgattctgatgggtggcgcgagcagatgattgctcttatcggtatggctcctaccgaggctgaggctgatgtagaggagggagaagagaagaagaagaaggaaaggaaagtagccggagctgctttcacgtggattcaaactcactttgcgacgtgccctctggatgccactgatgatgtgatccagacacatgctcgtgtctacatgtggtatgttgtgtcgaggactttgtttcctgactccactggcaagaacgctccatggatgtggctgaaggcattgaacgtcttcgatagcaaatggagctggggttcagcgactcttgcctacttg